The proteins below are encoded in one region of Pomacea canaliculata isolate SZHN2017 linkage group LG7, ASM307304v1, whole genome shotgun sequence:
- the LOC112569696 gene encoding LOW QUALITY PROTEIN: amyloid-beta A4 protein-like (The sequence of the model RefSeq protein was modified relative to this genomic sequence to represent the inferred CDS: inserted 1 base in 1 codon) — protein MGPLLGQLVVFVFFSFAQQQSVSAVPGDDKFEPMVAFICGKPAMHRGVSGWIGDEKMLDCLDEKTDILNYCRNMYPNHNITNVVEAAYLVTIPGWPSLQGKALHSHRLRPFRCIVGPFQSDALLVPQHCVFDHQHDEKVCKGFSHWEVTAQDACSKKGMHCESFGMLLNCGLGVFSGVEYVCCPDATSTRVHPLPSAKDSDETDSDEDKDDDPTASDDDDDDDIWESDEDEDDDDDDDDDDEKTVDEDKVNLYELYLXGEPMPSRLHNEHQKFVAARQYMHKLQEAKNTQLMKEWTAARDHVNEVRKTDDKMADKLSKEITERFQRLYNAYEQEDIAEKQQIVALHQQRVQADLNQRKRVAMDKYMRSLERGDVSHIAKNLRQYIRAEEKDITHTVDHYSHVRQTNSAEATRIHPHVIKHLQLCQQRMEQALEMLERYPDIERKVRPEIEEFMKKFEDTASRIRNIVLPDPATASVQTDSTSDSEENTPSSAAVQPQMIDQIKEDVSSDEENDEEEEHENEHSYLHQDNFMAHQQESNVQLQQDLRVASAATSSSQFGTTFGIAIGSVAVFIMLVVAVVMLRRRSSPRTSVTHGYVEVDPAASPEERHVANMQMNGYENPTYRYFEVHSQQ, from the exons ATGGGACCATTGCTTGGACAGCTCGTTGTTTTCGTCTTCTTCTCCTTTGCACAG CAGCAGTCTGTATCTGCAGTGCCTGGAGATGACAAGTTTGAGCCAATGGTTGCATTCATTTGTGGAAAGCCTGCAATGCACAGAGGAGTGAGTGGCTGGATTGGGGATGAGAAAATGCTGGACTGTCTTGACGAGAAAACAGACATTCTGAACTACTGCCGAAAC ATGTACCCAAACCACAACATCACCAATGTTGTGGAGGCAGCATACCTTGTTACAATTCCTGGCTGGCCTTCACTGCAAGGAAAGGCTTTGCACTCACACAGACTCCGACCTTTTCGCTGCATTG TTGGTCCCTTCCAGAGTGATGCACTCCTTGTTCCTCAGCATTGTGTCTTTGACCACCAGCATGATGAAAAGGTGTGCAAAGGCTTCAGCCATTGGGAAGTGACCGCACAAGATGCTTGCAGCAAGAAAGGAATGCACTGCGAAAGTTTTGGAATGCTGCTCAACTGTGGACTGGGTGTTTTCAGCGGTGTGGAGTATGTCTGCTGCCCAGATGCCA CATCAACGCGCGTTCATCCACTTCCTTCAGCCAAAGATTCGGATGAGACCGATAGTGATGAAGACAAAGATGATGATCCCActgcttctgatgatgatgatgatgatgatatttgggaaagtgatgaagatgaggatgatgatgatgatgacgacgatgatgatgaaaaaactGTGGATGAGGACAAAGTTAACCTGTATGAGTTGTATC AAGGAGAGCCAATGCCTTCCCGGCTACATAATGAGCACCAGAAGTTTGTTGCAGCACGTCAGTACATGCACAAACTCCAGGAAGCTAAAAACACccag TTAATGAAGGAGTGGACTGCTGCACGAGACCACGTCAATGAGGTGCGCAAGACAGATGACAAAATGGCAGACAAACTTAGCAAAGAGATCACAGAG CGTTTCCAGCGACTGTATAATGCTTATGAACAAGAAGACATCGCTGAGAAACAGCAGATCGTTGCTCTCCACCAACAACGTGTGCAGGCAGACCTCAATCAGCGCAAACGCGTGGCCATGGATAAATACATGAGGTCTCTGGAGAGAGGAGAC GTGTCACACATTGCCAAGAACCTGCGGCAGTACATCCGTGCAGAGGAAAAGGACATCACTCATACCGTTGACCATTACAGCCACGTTCGACAGACCAACAGTGCCGAAGCCACCCGCATCCACCCACATGTCATCAAGCACCTGCAGCTGTGCCAGCAGCGAATGGAGCAAGCCTTAGAGATGCTAGAGCGCTACCCAGATATTGAGAGGAAAGTGCGGCCGGAAATTG AGGAGTTCATGAAGAAGTTTGAAGACACAGCTTCTCGAATTCGTAATATTGTGTTGCCTGACCCTGCTACTGCCAGTGTCCAGACAGACTCTACTTCTGATAGTG aagaaaacactcctAGCAGTGCTGCTGTGCAGCCCCAGATGATTGATCAAATTAAAGAGGATGTGAGCAGTGATGAGGAAaacgatgaggaggaggagcatGAAAATGAGCACAGCTATCTGCACCAGGACAACTTCATGGCCCACCAGCAGGAGAGCAACGTACAGTTGCAGCAG gaTCTCCGTGTAGCTTCTGCTGCAACAAGCTCATCACAGTTTGGCACAACTTTTGGCATTGCCATTGGTTCTGTTGCTGTCTTCATCATGCTGGTGGTTGCTGTGGTTATGCTTCGACGTCGCTCCAGCCCTCGCACTAGTGTCACTCACGGCTATGTGGAAGTGGACCCAGCTGCTTCACCTGAGGAAAGGCATGTGGCCAACATGCAGATGAACGGCTATGAAAATCCAACATACCGCTATTTTGAGGTCCATTCTCAACAGTAA
- the LOC112569697 gene encoding sialin-like isoform X1 has protein sequence MESEHERLTSSVSEQHGNMAASDTNYPTFSHECDDNALTKKKRKCWSLPKRYIVALLAFLGFANIYSMRVNLSVAIVSMTSNKTRIYNDSLVVYPPDYPWSSELQGQVLASFFYGYILSQLPGGFLANRFGGKYFFGGGIFLTAILTLLTPLFTTWSVFLLIGARVFEGLFEGVTYPSIHAIWAKWAPPQEKTKLATFAFAGSYFGTVISLPLSGALADSQSGWQAIFYVLGSLAVVWFLVWMVMVTESPAMHPAISNSELELIQQSIGYTDEQTKRVHPPWLSMLASGPVWAITAAHFAENWGFYTWLTGLPTFMEHILHVTLIQGGFFSALPYLVMCIIVLSGGILADMLRAKFSVPTGVVRKVFTCGAFAIQAIFMVAAGYVMTKAAAISCLTIAVGIGGFAWSGFSVNHLDIAPQFASILMGLSNTFATLPGIVSPAFTGAVVTSQDDAGQWQIIFYVAAGIYVMGAVVYGIFASGDRQKWAEVPLGYQPYLEDPEKDH, from the exons ATGGAAAGTGAGCATGAGAGACTTACATCATCTGTGAGTGAGCAGCATGGCAACATGGCAGCCTCTGATACCAATTATCCCACCTTCAGCCATGAATGTGATGACAACGcactgacaaaaaagaaaagaaaatgctggTCCTTACCAAAACGCTATATTGTAGCCTTGCTGGCTTTCCTTGGATTTG CTAACATATACTCCATGAGAGTGAACCTCAGTGTTGCCATTGTTTCCATGACAAGCAACAAGACCAGAATCTACAATGACTCTCTTGTG GTTTATCCACCCGATTACCCTTGGTCCTCAGAGCTTCAAGGACAGGTGCTTGCATCTTTCTTCTATGGTTATATACTTTCACAGCTGCCAGGAG GTTTTTTAGCCAATCGCTTTGgaggaaaatatttctttggtgGTGGAATTTTTCTGACAGCCATTCTGACACTTTTGACTCCTTTGTTTACTACATGGAGTGTCTTTCTCCTGATTGGAGCCAGGGTTTTTGAGGGTCTGTTTGAG GGTGTGACCTATCCATCTATTCATGCCATATGGGCCAAATGGGCACCGccacaagaaaagacaaaattgGCTACATTTGCATTTGCCG GATCTTACTTTGGCACAGTGATTTCTCTTCCTTTGTCTGGAGCTCTTGCAGATAGCCAGTCAGGCTGGCAAGCTATTTTTTATGTACTTG GCTCACTGGCAGTCGTATGGTTCCTGGTGTGGATGGTTATGGTTACTGAGAGTCCTGCAATGCACCCAGCGATCTCAAACAGTGAGTTGGAGCTCATCCAGCAATCTATAGGCTACACGGATGAACAGACCAAG CGGGTGCACCCTCCCTGGCTGTCAATGCTGGCGTCAGGACCAGTGTGGGCTATCACAGCAGCACACTTTGCTGAGAACTGGGGTTTCTACACCTGGCTGACAGGTCTGCCAACCTTCATGGAGCACATCCTACATGTAACTTTAATACAG GGTGGATTCTTCTCAGCTCTGCCGTATCTGGTGATGTGTATAATTGTCCTATCAGGGGGCATACTTGCTGACATGCTGCGAGCTAAATTTAGCGTTCCGACTGGTGTTGTTCGCAAAGTGTTTACCTGTGGAG cctTTGCCATTCAGGCAATCTTCATGGTGGCAGCAGGCTATGTTATGACAAAGGCAGCAGCAATATCTTGCTTGACTATTGCTGTTGGGATTGGTGGTTTTGCGTGGTCAGGATTCTCTGTGAATCACTTGGACATCGCACCTCAGTTTGCAAGCATTTTGATGGGCCTATCTAACACATTTGCAACTCTGCCTGGCATTGTCAGCCCTGCCTTCACAGGAGCTGTTGTCACATCACAG GATGATGCTGGCCAATGGCAGATCATCTTCTATGTGGCTGCAGGGATCTACGTCATGGGGGCTGTGGTTTATGGTATCTTTGCGTCAGGTGATCGCCAAAAATGGGCCGAGGTACCACTTGGGTACCAGCCATATTTGGAAGATCCAGAAAAAGATCACTAA
- the LOC112569697 gene encoding sialin-like isoform X2 → MTLLCEQSPPRLKGRRKEVYPPDYPWSSELQGQVLASFFYGYILSQLPGGFLANRFGGKYFFGGGIFLTAILTLLTPLFTTWSVFLLIGARVFEGLFEGVTYPSIHAIWAKWAPPQEKTKLATFAFAGSYFGTVISLPLSGALADSQSGWQAIFYVLGSLAVVWFLVWMVMVTESPAMHPAISNSELELIQQSIGYTDEQTKRVHPPWLSMLASGPVWAITAAHFAENWGFYTWLTGLPTFMEHILHVTLIQGGFFSALPYLVMCIIVLSGGILADMLRAKFSVPTGVVRKVFTCGAFAIQAIFMVAAGYVMTKAAAISCLTIAVGIGGFAWSGFSVNHLDIAPQFASILMGLSNTFATLPGIVSPAFTGAVVTSQDDAGQWQIIFYVAAGIYVMGAVVYGIFASGDRQKWAEVPLGYQPYLEDPEKDH, encoded by the exons ATGACTCTCTTGTG TGAACAAAGTCCACCCAGGTTAAAAGGCAGAAGAAAGGAG GTTTATCCACCCGATTACCCTTGGTCCTCAGAGCTTCAAGGACAGGTGCTTGCATCTTTCTTCTATGGTTATATACTTTCACAGCTGCCAGGAG GTTTTTTAGCCAATCGCTTTGgaggaaaatatttctttggtgGTGGAATTTTTCTGACAGCCATTCTGACACTTTTGACTCCTTTGTTTACTACATGGAGTGTCTTTCTCCTGATTGGAGCCAGGGTTTTTGAGGGTCTGTTTGAG GGTGTGACCTATCCATCTATTCATGCCATATGGGCCAAATGGGCACCGccacaagaaaagacaaaattgGCTACATTTGCATTTGCCG GATCTTACTTTGGCACAGTGATTTCTCTTCCTTTGTCTGGAGCTCTTGCAGATAGCCAGTCAGGCTGGCAAGCTATTTTTTATGTACTTG GCTCACTGGCAGTCGTATGGTTCCTGGTGTGGATGGTTATGGTTACTGAGAGTCCTGCAATGCACCCAGCGATCTCAAACAGTGAGTTGGAGCTCATCCAGCAATCTATAGGCTACACGGATGAACAGACCAAG CGGGTGCACCCTCCCTGGCTGTCAATGCTGGCGTCAGGACCAGTGTGGGCTATCACAGCAGCACACTTTGCTGAGAACTGGGGTTTCTACACCTGGCTGACAGGTCTGCCAACCTTCATGGAGCACATCCTACATGTAACTTTAATACAG GGTGGATTCTTCTCAGCTCTGCCGTATCTGGTGATGTGTATAATTGTCCTATCAGGGGGCATACTTGCTGACATGCTGCGAGCTAAATTTAGCGTTCCGACTGGTGTTGTTCGCAAAGTGTTTACCTGTGGAG cctTTGCCATTCAGGCAATCTTCATGGTGGCAGCAGGCTATGTTATGACAAAGGCAGCAGCAATATCTTGCTTGACTATTGCTGTTGGGATTGGTGGTTTTGCGTGGTCAGGATTCTCTGTGAATCACTTGGACATCGCACCTCAGTTTGCAAGCATTTTGATGGGCCTATCTAACACATTTGCAACTCTGCCTGGCATTGTCAGCCCTGCCTTCACAGGAGCTGTTGTCACATCACAG GATGATGCTGGCCAATGGCAGATCATCTTCTATGTGGCTGCAGGGATCTACGTCATGGGGGCTGTGGTTTATGGTATCTTTGCGTCAGGTGATCGCCAAAAATGGGCCGAGGTACCACTTGGGTACCAGCCATATTTGGAAGATCCAGAAAAAGATCACTAA
- the LOC112569699 gene encoding uncharacterized protein LOC112569699 has protein sequence MCTMYCLGASITLNCTERKQDGKHPLTVSKCMKPTYVVIIAVCVTVIVLILVVSVFIGVIIWRKRKSRNKLARLRGVTINIGDTTQKHEPCQEVKVKRLTQALNVNGAGEPSELLKIDETNNGPKIRGVQDPVAIHINPPPPPPPVPPVA, from the exons ATGTGCACAATGTACTGCCTGGGTGCGAGTATTACACTCAACTGTACAGAGAGAAAACAGGACGGCAAACATCCGCTTACGGTATCTAAGT GCATGAAACCCACATACGTTGTGATAATCGCTGTGTGTGTCACGGTTATCGTCCTCATCCTCGTCGTATCCGTATTCATCGGGGTGATTATCTGGCGAAAACGGAAAAGCAGGAACAAACTTG CGCGATTAAGAGGAGTCACCATCAACATTGGTGACACAACGCAGAAACACGAACCGTGTCAAG aGGTCAAAGTCAAGAGGTTAACCCAAGCGCTAAATGTCAATGGGGCAG GTGAGCCATCAGAGTTGTTGAAGATTGATGAAACGAATAACGGGCCTAAGATCAGAGGTGTACAGG atCCTGTTGCCATTCACATTAATCCGCCACCTCCGCCACCTCCAGTCCCACCTGTGGCCTGA